One genomic segment of Nonomuraea coxensis DSM 45129 includes these proteins:
- a CDS encoding TetR/AcrR family transcriptional regulator, whose amino-acid sequence MARSPSFTHEQILDAARDAAYEHWRSATVGHVTALLGAPSGSIYHRFPSRDVLFGTAWIRAVKAFQAGLTTAADTGEPIEAIVRTALWIPAFCRRHPRDARMMTVFRHADLVATGPPQLQDELRHLNDPVVAHLRRLTERRYGRITPHGMEVIAMACRDSPYGLVRPIIGEPVPAWIDDAVRVTSTALAHLND is encoded by the coding sequence ATGGCCAGGAGTCCTTCGTTCACCCACGAGCAGATCCTCGACGCGGCGCGGGACGCGGCGTACGAGCACTGGCGCTCGGCCACCGTCGGCCACGTCACCGCCCTGCTCGGCGCCCCCTCGGGCTCGATCTACCACCGCTTCCCGTCGAGGGACGTCCTCTTCGGGACGGCCTGGATCCGCGCCGTCAAGGCGTTCCAGGCCGGGCTCACCACGGCCGCCGACACCGGCGAACCCATCGAGGCCATCGTGCGCACCGCGCTGTGGATCCCGGCCTTCTGCCGCCGCCACCCGCGCGACGCCCGCATGATGACCGTCTTCCGCCACGCCGACCTGGTCGCCACCGGCCCGCCCCAGCTCCAGGACGAGCTCCGCCACCTCAACGACCCCGTCGTCGCACACCTGCGACGCCTGACCGAACGCCGCTACGGCCGGATCACCCCGCACGGGATGGAGGTGATCGCCATGGCCTGCCGCGACTCCCCCTATGGCCTCGTCCGGCCGATCATCGGCGAACCCGTCCCGGCCTGGATCGACGACGCCGTACGCGTCACCAGCACCGCCCTGGCCCACCTGAACGACTGA